In the Malassezia vespertilionis chromosome 1, complete sequence genome, one interval contains:
- a CDS encoding beta-glucosidase (CAZy:GH3; COG:G; EggNog:ENOG503NVBN): protein MLFRSLRDDNHRKEQPDHAKNLPIINEVPFLGNDSLPYSPPVYPTPNVSGLGYWDDAVGKARSDVEKLNLTDLVDLVTGSGWGNGPCVGNIKALSKINFKGLCLQDSPDGLRGVDRVTVFPDGITTGATFSKDLMYARGKAMGEEFRRKGAHVQLGPMVNVARAPSAGRNFEGFGADPYVNGEGAYYTTLGVQDQGVQATLKHYIANEQEHFRNSGSSNVDGRTERELYLHPFMRGIQAGAVSVMCAYNLVNNSWACQNSELLNGRLKTELNFQGYVMSDWGAQHSGVASALAGLDMTMPGQTECCEKNVTSYFWGVNLTEAVNNGTVPKSRLDDMATRVLAGYYFLHQDKDYPKTNFDFFDILDPAKNDAVDATEDHDEISRHIAAAGTVLLKNENDTLPLRKPKKLAMVGSGAAPLYEGPNRWADRVGWPYGTLGQGWGSGSVDYSYFISPYEAIQRRARKDHTAVNWCFDDYDLKTAQSVANYSDAALVFVSSLSGEGFGSVPASDGLNGNMGDRNNITLWNGGEQLIKAVTEVNNNTIVVVHSVGAVLMEDWIENPNVTAVLMAHLPGAESGNALVDVLWGEYNPSGRLPYTIAKNREDYPADVLYNSESAQPQINYTEGLLMDYRAFDKHNIEPRFAFGHGLSYTSFNYSDLSVEFVGDEVRKDDCRWNYRWGKDRAPSGLPSWIFEPMYNISFTVQNTGNRDGHEVVQVYLAFPEESGEPPLVLREFDRIWLSKGHDQRLTFSLSHYDVSTWDIAQQQWLQPNGTIYVRAGGSSRALPLKKKLT, encoded by the exons ATGCTTTTCCGGAGCTTG CGTGACGATAACCATCGTAAGGAACAGCCCGACCATGCAAAAAACCTTCCCATCATCAACGAGGTTCCTTTTCTAGGAAACGATTCACTGCCGTACAGTCCGCCCGTGTATCCCACTCCGAATGTATCTGGACTAGGATATTGGGACGATGCAGTGGGTAAAGCCCGGAGTGATGTAGAAAAGCTAAATCTGACCGACCTTGTGGATCTTGTTACAGGCAGCGGTTGGGGCAATGGCCCCTGTGTGGGCAACATCAAGGCACTTTCCAAGATCAATTTTAAAGGTCTTTGTTTGCAAGACAGTCCCGATGGCCTGCGTGGTGTGGATCGAGTCACGGTATTCCCCGACGGCATAACCACAGGTGCTACTTTTTCCAAAGACCTCATGTACGCGCGTGGAAAAGCAATGGGCGAAGAATTCCGACGCAAGGGTGCTCATGTACAGCTCGGGCCTATGGTTaacgttgcgcgcgcaccgagcgctgggcgcaaTTTCGAAGGTTTCGGTGCGGATCCGTACGTGAATGGCGAGGGTGCATACTATACGACGCTCGGTGTTCAGGACCAAGGCGTACAAGCGACCCTGAAACATTACATTGCGAATGAACAGGAGCATTTCCGCAACTCGGGTTCGAGCAATGTGGATGGGCGgaccgagcgcgagctctACTTGCATCCGTTTATGCGCGGCATTCAGGCAGGGGCCGTTTCGGTCATGTGTGCCTACAATTTGGTGAACAATTCGTGGGCTTGCCAGAACTCGGAGCTGCTCAATGGCCGCTTGAAAACCGAGCTTAATTTCCAAGGCTATGTCATGTCTGACTGGGGTGCACAGCATTCTGGGGTTGCTTCTGCACTTGCCGGTTTGGACATGACGATGCCAGGCCAAACCGAGTGCTGTGAGAAAAATGTTACTTCCTACTTTTGGGGTGTCAATCTAACGGAAGCTGTGAACAACGGCACGGTGCCCAAGTCACGTCTCGACGATATGGCCACGCGCGTGCTCGCTGGCTACTATTTTTTGCATCAGGACAAGGATTATCCTAAGACCAATTTTGACTTTTTCGATATCCTTGATCCCGCCAAAAATGACGCGGTCGATGCGACAGAGGATCATGATGAAATTTCGCGCCATATTGCTGCGGCTGGCACTGTGCTGCTGAAGAATGAGAACGATACGCTTCCGCTGCGAAAGCCCAAGAAACTCGCCATGGTTGGATCTGGCGCTGCTCCGCTCTACGAGGGACCGAACCGTTGGGCAGATCGAGTGGGCTGGCCCTACGGCACGCTTGGTCAAGGCTGGGGCTCTGGCAGTGTAGACTACTCCTACTTTATTTCGCCATACGAAGCGATTCAACGGCGTGCACGCAAAGACCACACTGCGGTCAACTGGTGCTTTGACGACTACGACCTTAAGACGGCGCAAAGTGTGGCCAACTATAGCGATGCTGCACTCGTATTTGTTTCCTCCCTCTCTGGCGAAGGCTTTGGCTCCGTCCCAGCAAGTGATGGCCTCAATGGAAACATGGGCGACCGCAACAATATCACGCTCTGGAACGGCGGCGAGCAACTGATCAAAGCCGTGACGGAAGTGAACAACAACACGATTGTTGTTGtgcacagcgtcggcgCAGTGTTGATGGAGGACTGGATTGAAAATCCCAACGTGACGGCGGTGCTTATGGCGCATCTCCCGGGCGCAGAAAGTGGCAATGCACTGGTGGATGTCTTGTGGGGCGAGTACAACCCATCTGGTCGGCTGCCGTATACCATTGCGAAGAACCGCGAGGATTACCCTGCGGATGTACTGTACAACAGCGAGAGCGCACAGCCCCAGATTAATTACACCGAAGGACTCTTGATGGACTATCGCGCATTTGACAAGCACAACATTGagccgcgctttgcatTTGGCCATGGATTGTCATACACCTCGTTCAATTACAGCGATCTCTCGGTCGAGTTTGTTGGGGACGAAGTGAGGAAGGATGATTGCCGGTGGAATTACCGCTGGGGGAAGGATAGGGCACCCTCGGGATTGCCTTCGTGGATTTTTGAGCCCATGTACAATATCAGCTTCACGGTGCAGAACACGGGAAATCGCGATGGTCACGAAGTTGTGCAAGTGTACCTTGCGTTTCCGGAGGAGAGTGGCGAACCTCCTCTTGTGCTTCGCGAGTTTGATCGTATTTGGCTGTCCAAAGGACACGACCAGCGTTTGACCTTTTCGCTTTCGCATTACGACGTTTCCACCTGGGATATAGCTCAGCAGCAATGGTTGCAGCCAAATGGTACGATCTACGTTCGCGCCGGCGGCTCCTCACGCGCACTGCCCTTGAAGAAAAAGCTAACTTAA
- a CDS encoding uncharacterized protein (EggNog:ENOG503PKYK; COG:S): protein MPKELPRIDLEHPSDLDYITHAVNAYANDIGKEHMRARGRQGSALEDTLDHALERQATAVEPFDESLANRVNQLSENVDEMTESVVEYRRAVPAAYAKAVKRRAEALDALANAREDQRQRKLRKSKPRTHFPALAMAQPLTGMRAQHYTNTTVDADAKERIGETLHTVYANMAHLESVRGAPVCLMQVFTRACKRCSRPDKAGPALTKYALLAFTLTNAT, encoded by the exons ATGCCGAAGGAATTGCCCAGGATCGACCTGGAGCATCCAAGTGATCTTGACTATATCACGCATGCCGTGAATGCGTATGCAAATGATATTGGCAAGGAACATATGCGTGCGCGTGGGCGTCAGGGCAGTGCCTTGGAGGACACGTTAGATCATGCGTTAGAGCGC CAAGCGACGG CGGTGGAGCCGTTTGATGAATCGCTTGCGAATCGTGTCAACCAACTATCGGAAAATGTGGATGAAATGACCGAGAGTGTAGTCGAGTACCGCAGGGCGGTGCCTGCCGCATACGCAAAAGCTGTCAAGCGCCGTGCTgaggcgctcgatgcactTGCCAATGCACGCGAAGACCAGCGACAGCGCAAGTTGCGCAAGTCCAAACCGCGTACCCATTTCCCCGCATTAGCTATGGCGCAGCCGCTTACAGGTATGCGTGCGCAACATTATACTAATACCACAGTGGATGCAGATGCAAAAGAACGTATTGGAGAGACCCTACATACGGTATATGCAAATATGGCGCATCTGGAATCGGTACGTGGTGCTCCTGTATGCCTAATGCAAGTCTTTACCAGAGCGTGCAAACGCTGCAGCCGACCAGACAAAGCTGGTCCAGCGCTTACGAAATATGCACTCCTAGCCTTCACACTGACTAATGCCACATAA
- a CDS encoding glycerol-3-phosphate dehydrogenase (NAD(+)) (COG:C; EggNog:ENOG503NVN7), with product MYVHEETVNGKRLTDIINQDHENVKYLADVKLPENVVAGSNLEDVAKGATLLIFVLPHQFILNVCKSLRGNIGENAHAISMIKGVDVRDGNIRIYADVIEHALGIPCAALSGANIANEVARDKFSETTVGYRPGGREFASDIYFKLFNTPNFRVGLIEDVAGVSLCGALKNIVAIGAGFCDGLGWGDNSKAAIMRIGLMEMMNFSINFFDNVKPETFTETSAGVADLITTCFGGRNRKCAEAFVKTKKPFSELEAELLNGQKLQGTETAREVHEYLAHRGKVDEYPLFYNIYKISFEGMDPAKLSDGI from the exons ATGTATGTGCACGAAGAGACG GTCAACGGCAAGCGCTTGACTGATATTATCAACCAAGATCACGAGAACGTGAAATATCTTGCTGATGTGAAGCTTCCTGAGAACGTCGTCGCAGGCTCGAACCTGGAAGATGTTGCGAAAGGAGCTACGCTTTTGATTTTTGTCCTGCCGCACCAGTTCATTCTCAACGTGTGCAAGTCCCTGAGGGGAAACATTGGTGAGAATGCCCATGCAATCTCCATGATTAAGGGCGTTGATGTGCGGGATGGCAACATTCGCATTTACGCCGACGTGATCGAACACGCGCTCGGCattccttgcgctgcgctgaGCGGTGCCAACATTGCCAACgaagtcgcgcgcgacaagttCTCCGAGACTACCGTTGGTTACCGCCCCGGAGGCCGCGAGTTTGCGTCTGACATTTACTTCAAGCTCTTCAACACGCCCAACTTCCGTGTTGGTCTTATCGAGGATGTCGCCGGCGTCAGTCTTTGTGGTGCGCTCAAGAACATTGTCGCAATCGGCGCTGGATTTTGCGATGGTCTGGGCTGGGGTGACAACTCCAAAGCTGCGATCATGCGCATTGGTCTTATGGAAATGATGAATTTTTCGATAAACTTCTTTGACAATGTCAAGCCCGAGACGTTCACCGAAACTAGCGCCGGTGTTGCGGACTTGATCACCACCTGCTTCGGTGGCCGTAACCGCAAGTGCGCAGAGGCGTTTGTCAAAACGAAGAAGCCATTTTCCGAGCTTGAGGCGGAGCTGCTCAACGGGCAGAAACTCCAAGGTACAGAGACTGCGCGTGAGGTGCACGAGTATCTTGCTCACCGCGGCAAGGTCGACGAGTATCCTCTCTTCTACAACATTTACAAGATTTCATTTGAGGGCATGGACCCTGCTAAGCTGTCTGATGGCATCTAA
- the HNT1 gene encoding bis(5'-nucleosyl)-tetraphosphatase (asymmetrical) (EggNog:ENOG503P2XN; BUSCO:EOG092658WY; COG:T), producing MATDPDCIFCKIIQGKIPSKKLYETEKSYAFLDIGPVAPGHSLVIPKYHAAKMHELPDDSLADLLPIAKKIAVATGADQYNILQNNGRLAHQVVDHVHFHVIPKPSQEQGLVVGWPTTKPTPEELQAVHEKLMQKL from the coding sequence ATGGCTACGGATCCCGACTGCATTTTCTGCAAGATTATCCAAGGCAAAATCCCTTCTAAGAAACTGTATGAAACTGAGAAAAGCTATGCCTTTCTCGACATCGGACCCGTTGCTCCTGGCCACAGTTTGGTGATACCAAAGTATCATGCCGCCAAAATGCATGAACTGCCCGATGATAGCCTTGCTGACCTGCTCCCAATTGCAAAGAAAATTGCAGTGGCCACCGGCGCTGATCAATACAACATCTTGCAAAACAATGGAAGACTCGCACACCAGGTGGTCGACCATGTGCATTTCCATGTGATTCCAAAGCCAAGCCAGGAGCAAGGTCTGGTTGTGGGCTGGCCTACAACAAAACCCACGCCAGAGGAGCTGCAGGCCGTACACGAGAAGCTGATGCAAAAGCTTTAA
- a CDS encoding uncharacterized protein (EggNog:ENOG503NXMP; COG:S) → MQSNDQVVVNRENQRVTPQIGAANVGQILAGSTTKGQLVSHDSYSHPVRDTCISSSSSVIMEWGSARMKEDMVRIISQWLADEGFGATRLALLEEAGVKLRELDDTMAEHRKLCNYLLEGNWTEVDKLCTKPFLKDHKALLYAVYKQQYLEHIEHREYQKAFTFLTKRLKPLEHYQPHAAEFGDLCYLLSAQSVTDAPSFRSWEGIQPAREALIAEFSPILQQDQLERDAVTTTESTFVHPPEIGSGDMDKRYVPPHRLVSLLHQALAYQVEFARYQKRTVPVVSSLLQDYAGFVVPNRCRKSLYGHSQNVKCVRFVGDDGHHIVSGSGDWAVRVWDTATGACDAVLEGHGSRIWDVDATHDGTHVASASGDSTIKIWNVESKLLQRTLQGGYGDVYTCRFSPDQTHLVSGGYDKLLRLYDISTGTAVRMMPGHDLGISSTVFNPQGNLIVSGAKDTTIRLWDKLSGLSVHTLQGHLGEITSVDMSEDGMQLLTSSKDNSGRLWDMRMLRPLQRFKGNQNTSKNFIRASFLDPSLIASGSEDGLVYLWEKESPNVLQTLEGHGFEAMYTDGAADVPLSPEGAIATGSLPSSHAYYTRKQVVVYSAVWNKVQGILASCADDGTVRLWDWARPPDDDLIAP, encoded by the exons ATGC AATCCAACGATCAAGTCGTTGTAAACCGCGAAAACCAACGTGTGACACCGCAAATCGGCGCTGCGAATGTCGGCCAAATCTTGGCCGGGAGCACTACAAAGGGCCAGCTTGTGTCCCACGATTCCTACTCTCACCCTGTGCGTGATACTTGCATCAGTTCTTCAAGCTCAGTCATTATGGAATGGGGCAGTGCACGCATGAAGGAAGATATGGTCCGCATAATTTCCCAATGGCTCGCCGACGAAGGCTTTGGTGCTACGCGCCTAGCGCTTTTGGAAGAGGCTGGTGTCAAACTTCGTGAACTTGACGATACTATGGCAGAGCATCGCAAATTATGCAACTACTTGTTGGAGGGCAATTGGACCGAAGTGGACAAACTGTGTACGAAGCCGTTCCTCAAGGACCACAAAGCGCTTCTTTACGCCGTTTACAAGCAGCAATACCTCGAGCACATCGAGCACCGCGAATATCAAAAAGCATTCACTTTTTTGACCAAGCGTTTGAAGCCGTTAGAGCATTACCaaccgcacgctgcggaGTTTGGTGACTTGTGTTACCTGCTCTCTGCCCAATCCGTCACTGATGCGCCATCGTTTCGATCCTGGGAGGGTATTCAGCCTGCACGCGAAGCACTTATCGCTGAGTTCTCGCCTATCTTACAACAGGATCAACTTGAACGCGACGCAGTTACGACCACGGAATCGACGTTTGTGCATCCTCCCGAGATAGGAAGTGGGGATATGGACAAAAGGTATGTGCCTCCGCACCGCCTTGTTTCCCTCCTGCACCAGGCATTGGCATACCAGGTGGAGTTTGCGCGGTATCAAAAACGAACTGTGCCCGTCGTTTCGAGTCTCCTCCAAGATTACGCTGGGTTTGTGGTGCCGAATCGGTGCCGCAAGTCGCTTTATGGGCACTCCCAGAATGTGAAATGCGTTCGTTTCGTTGGCGATGATGGCCATCACATTGTAAGCGGCTCGGGTGATTGGGCAGTGCGCGTTTGGGACACTGCTACTGGCGCATGCGATGCCGTGTTGGAAGGACATGGCAGCCGTATATGGGATGTCGATGCAACACACGATGGAACACACGTTGCAAGCGCCAGTGGCGATTCGACCATCAAAATCTGGAATGTCGAGTCTAAACTCTTACAGCGTACCCTGCAAGGTGGGTATGGCGATGTGTACACCTGTCGGTTCAGTCCCGACCAGACGCATTTGGTCAGCGGCGGCTATGATAAGCTTCTTCGTTTGTACGACATTTCTACTGGCACAGCCGTGCGCATGATGCCTGGTCATGACCTTGGCATTTCCTCAACGGTATTTAATCCACAAGGGAATTTGATTGTGAGCGGTGCGAAGGACACAACGATTCGGTTGTGGGACAAGCTCTCAGGGCTTTCTGTCCACACCTTGCAAGGACATCTCGGTGAAATCACATCGGTGGATATGAGCGAAGACGGAATGCAATTGCTCACTAGCTCAAAGGACAACTCGGGACGCTTATGGGATATGCGCATGCTTCGCCCACTCCAACGCTTTAAGGGAAACCAGAACACGTCGAAAAACTTTATTCGCGCCTCGTTCTTGGACCCAAGTCTCATTGCCAGTGGCTCAGAAGATGGTCTTGTCTATCTCTGGGAAAAGGAATCGCCTAATGTGCTTCAGACGCTAGAGGGGCACGGATTCGAGGCGATGTATACCGATGGCGCCGCGGACGTGCCGCTTTCCCCTGAGGGTGCAATCGCAACGGGATCCTTGCCTTCGTCACATGCATATTACACTCGCAAACAAGTCGTTGTATACAGTGCGGTATGGAACAAGGTGCAAGGAATTCTCGCGAGCTGTGCAGACGATGGCACCGTACGTCTGTGGGACTGGGCCCGACCGCCGGACGATGATCTCATCGCTCCTTGA
- the mrpl16 gene encoding 39S ribosomal protein L16, mitochondrial (COG:J; TransMembrane:1 (o31-50i); EggNog:ENOG503NX8U), producing MSLTTSVPVGKVLFEIGGHFEVREEVAKEGMWISFVLTLALRLAAAKLPIRTEFITKNTPPRLGREVSSSLIANMPTRPEDMP from the exons ATGTCG TTGACAACAAGTGTCCCTGTTGGCAAAGTACTTTTTGAAATTGGCGGTCATTTTGaagtgcgcgaggaagTTGCCAAAGAAGGTATGTGGATATCTTTTGTACTTACGCTAGCGTTGCGCTTGGCAGCGGCAAAACTACCCATTCGTACCGAGTTTATTACAAAAAACACGCCACCACGGCTTGGGCGCGAAGTCAGCTCTAGCTTGATTGCGAATATGCCCACACGACCTGAAGATATGCCATAG